In one candidate division KSB1 bacterium genomic region, the following are encoded:
- a CDS encoding PorV/PorQ family protein, with translation MKKSWLVAILLFRLGVTELYAFEKVATTSFQFLKVTTDARATAMGEACVAAPRGAACLFWNPGALTTINGTDLNLSYVDWLLDTRQASLALAHSLGNWGTVGLQAMMVDVGEIEVTRVEALGFVGDVYNPGLTGETMKPSAVVLGVSYARALTDKFSFGLTAKLVHEDLELESKSALAFDAGLVFDTGYRSLRLGAAIRHFGREIKYVDKSYPMPQTFTLGIAGQLLGPAHYLLFPSEDHELTLAYDLSHPRDYDQQHHLGVEYAFRRSIFLRAGYKFNYDEEGLALGFGLKASRLHVDYSYAPFSEFLGSVHRFTIGLEIR, from the coding sequence ATGAAAAAGAGCTGGCTTGTTGCTATTCTCCTTTTTCGGCTCGGGGTAACCGAGCTCTACGCCTTCGAGAAAGTGGCCACGACCTCCTTCCAGTTCTTGAAAGTGACGACGGATGCCCGCGCCACGGCAATGGGGGAGGCCTGCGTAGCTGCTCCTCGAGGCGCAGCATGTCTGTTCTGGAATCCCGGGGCCCTGACCACCATTAACGGGACGGATCTCAACCTTTCCTACGTGGATTGGCTTCTGGACACGCGCCAGGCGTCCTTAGCCTTGGCGCACTCCTTAGGGAACTGGGGTACCGTCGGCCTTCAGGCGATGATGGTTGACGTTGGGGAAATCGAGGTCACGAGGGTTGAGGCTCTCGGTTTCGTCGGCGACGTGTACAACCCGGGACTCACCGGTGAGACCATGAAGCCTTCAGCAGTTGTCCTAGGGGTCTCGTATGCCCGGGCTCTAACAGACAAATTCTCCTTCGGCCTGACCGCAAAGCTTGTGCACGAGGATCTCGAGCTCGAATCGAAGTCGGCTTTAGCGTTTGACGCCGGGTTGGTGTTTGACACCGGCTATCGTTCCTTGAGGCTCGGCGCTGCAATCCGTCATTTCGGGCGCGAAATCAAGTACGTGGACAAGAGCTATCCCATGCCCCAGACTTTCACGCTGGGGATTGCCGGCCAGCTTCTCGGCCCTGCTCACTACCTCCTCTTCCCTTCGGAGGACCACGAACTGACGCTGGCCTATGACCTGTCGCATCCCCGCGACTACGACCAGCAGCATCACCTCGGTGTGGAGTACGCCTTCCGGCGTTCCATCTTCTTACGCGCAGGCTACAAGTTCAACTACGACGAGGAGGGGCTAGCTCTGGGCTTCGGACTCAAGGCCAGCCGGCTGCACGTGGACTACTCGTACGCGCCGTTTAGCGAGTTCCTTGGCTCCGTGCACCGCTTCACGATTGGTCTGGAAATCCGGTGA
- a CDS encoding T9SS type A sorting domain-containing protein, translating into MVGVQQRLAPFLGVALLLLAPGSLWSQIREYRIHDRGMLHETVYNTGEIGRGWMTGEAGNKTSVPLMEWPSRSRTVVEGIEYSGQHNILGAGMYMAANLKGRPGKSNRIYSFCGGVGASTPEVVFGRWSFPLEMQEIENFPLLPNGDLNPNYDPDEAEEIIIAKWATNLGVTVTRVSRAWSYPDYDDFIIYEYTLEYTGDTDGNPETIERDSTLVDFMVLFIYGFAPSMYGYQRHYGTWKYEGGIYRGDQNGWWDADYWLAFNLDMRTALDPNLAGKPEPNKELFRRFARTGENGGGLCSPQAPGFCILFYDTTHLAIVDPYHPERNESEAVAILSTYQGQYYELDEHFHIKQPWSNKVSTGNTNSQKMKDQSINPDNRWSGTYKPESTTWPNPPSERWIGRAAYNYRQSNDAGQKHIVFGPYTLHHGDRLEFSLAEVVGYGGQPGKLAEGGQTQTQWATIPSWNRKIVLGGEVMTEHYLDDFGYPDYVNSKVITVQDVAHKAFEAYLGREPEVPVWPEDNPKDGVYTIPVPPPAPVIHVENTMSGAVRITWKRSVEQFRHPRLTGPVAKFEVYRSSAPMGPWKLLGEVRVGQVNPENLYEFNDDDPEYKIGEKRYYSVLSVDDKGNRSGRTNITAHVKNIGATDKLGKVHVVPNPFYVRSGFQGSGNVEKRIGFYALPKRCTIRIYSYSGQLVQTIEHDDPVYSTEWFQVTRSGQDIASGIYFYVVTTPDGEQTSGKFVVIK; encoded by the coding sequence ATGGTCGGAGTGCAGCAACGTCTCGCGCCGTTCTTGGGGGTTGCGCTTCTCTTGTTGGCGCCGGGGTCCTTGTGGTCTCAGATCCGCGAGTACCGGATCCACGACCGCGGGATGCTCCATGAGACCGTCTACAATACCGGCGAGATCGGCCGTGGGTGGATGACCGGTGAAGCAGGTAATAAGACGAGTGTCCCCCTAATGGAGTGGCCGTCGCGCTCGAGGACCGTCGTGGAGGGCATCGAGTACAGCGGCCAACACAACATCCTCGGCGCAGGAATGTACATGGCCGCCAATCTAAAGGGCAGGCCGGGCAAGTCCAATCGCATCTACTCCTTCTGCGGCGGCGTAGGCGCCAGCACCCCCGAAGTGGTTTTCGGGAGGTGGAGCTTCCCGTTGGAGATGCAGGAGATTGAAAACTTCCCCTTGCTCCCCAACGGTGACCTCAATCCCAATTACGACCCTGATGAGGCAGAGGAAATCATTATTGCCAAGTGGGCCACTAACCTCGGGGTGACCGTAACGCGGGTTTCACGCGCCTGGAGTTACCCGGACTACGATGACTTCATCATCTACGAATACACTCTGGAGTACACCGGGGACACGGACGGTAACCCCGAGACCATCGAGCGTGATTCCACCCTGGTCGACTTCATGGTCCTGTTCATCTATGGCTTCGCTCCCTCCATGTACGGGTACCAACGTCATTACGGGACCTGGAAGTACGAAGGGGGAATCTACCGGGGCGATCAGAACGGGTGGTGGGACGCCGACTATTGGCTCGCTTTCAATTTGGACATGCGTACGGCGCTGGATCCGAATCTGGCCGGTAAACCGGAGCCGAACAAGGAGCTTTTCCGCCGCTTCGCCCGGACGGGCGAAAACGGGGGCGGCCTCTGCAGCCCGCAGGCTCCGGGCTTCTGTATCCTGTTCTACGACACAACCCACCTCGCCATTGTCGATCCGTACCATCCCGAACGCAATGAGTCCGAAGCTGTGGCCATCCTGTCGACCTACCAGGGACAGTACTACGAGCTCGACGAACACTTCCACATCAAGCAGCCCTGGTCGAACAAGGTGAGTACCGGAAACACGAACTCCCAGAAAATGAAGGACCAATCCATCAACCCGGACAATCGTTGGAGTGGCACCTACAAGCCCGAGAGCACGACCTGGCCCAACCCACCATCGGAGCGGTGGATTGGGAGAGCCGCTTACAACTACCGACAGAGCAATGACGCGGGCCAGAAACACATTGTGTTTGGCCCTTACACCCTCCACCACGGCGACCGACTGGAGTTTTCACTTGCGGAGGTGGTCGGCTACGGAGGCCAGCCTGGCAAGCTCGCCGAAGGAGGCCAGACCCAGACACAATGGGCAACAATTCCGAGCTGGAATCGGAAGATCGTCCTTGGGGGCGAGGTCATGACCGAGCACTATCTCGATGACTTCGGCTATCCCGACTATGTGAACTCCAAGGTGATTACCGTGCAGGACGTTGCTCATAAGGCCTTCGAGGCCTATCTCGGCCGGGAACCGGAGGTTCCGGTATGGCCCGAGGACAACCCGAAAGACGGTGTTTACACCATCCCTGTGCCCCCGCCAGCGCCCGTCATCCATGTCGAGAATACGATGAGCGGGGCTGTGCGCATCACGTGGAAGAGATCCGTGGAGCAGTTCCGGCATCCGCGGCTTACGGGCCCGGTGGCCAAGTTCGAGGTCTATCGAAGTTCCGCCCCCATGGGGCCCTGGAAGCTCTTAGGCGAGGTGCGGGTGGGTCAGGTCAATCCGGAGAACCTCTACGAGTTCAACGACGATGATCCGGAGTACAAGATCGGCGAGAAGCGGTACTACTCGGTGCTCTCCGTTGACGACAAGGGTAATCGTAGCGGTCGAACTAACATTACAGCGCACGTCAAGAACATCGGGGCCACGGACAAGCTGGGCAAGGTTCACGTGGTGCCGAACCCCTTCTACGTCCGCTCCGGATTCCAGGGCTCCGGGAATGTGGAAAAGAGGATCGGCTTCTACGCGTTACCGAAGCGTTGCACCATCCGCATCTACTCCTATTCCGGTCAGCTGGTCCAGACGATCGAGCACGACGACCCCGTCTATTCGACGGAGTGGTTTCAGGTCACTCGCAGCGGACAGGATATCGCCTCCGGAATCTACTTCTACGTTGTGACAACTCCGGACGGCGAGCAGACCTCTGGCAAGTTTGTGGTGATCAAGTGA